In Zingiber officinale cultivar Zhangliang chromosome 1A, Zo_v1.1, whole genome shotgun sequence, a genomic segment contains:
- the LOC122038595 gene encoding uncharacterized protein LOC122038595, with product MALFFDLSIPYLEDGGGSPSENKARKDARLKAVVRAMELGYVAVAYDRPFRGVLSDALRCNISPFSLDSLLKAAPVLASSAAFHRDLLGAPRSSTFRQYTRLTILVAGAAAVVSLNGNALLRTYDLVAVRPLDQEAFDKACESSMVDIIALDFSQKLPFRLKIPSIKLAIQRGLYFEITYSHLIADSHVRRKILSDVKLLSDWSRGKNLLISSAASTVNDVRGPLDVANLAVFLLGLSAEHAKYTISQNCRSLLANAIRKKQFYKETIRLERVIPDGQFNPKSFSLDKWNKWDPISSDKGDLLSLDDITKFPTFIRKQSFGSNSIDFPLSTEPSFLLGDKTKKLSSPMNPASPVTPCEPCAIADDVTQDDDSLRNHMATPEFCAVAADVIQDNGSLKNHMATPELCAGADGVTEDNGSLKNHMATPEPCVVANDVTQDNSSTNHMAISLASLGIDNAACEEVLISPDAIGCMRTLLADVKDCQPVMKDISTIFVLELKENDLIDTSPTCRSPGRPLLCNQVDGSISFVDNFLQKGSFNETKEHDDLLYVTIDDPEVKSNIMAKEETQKSKDKSGNRKRKQRSFYPTYHLPFKGLFKPMFVRNNGYNPKRTRNIYFIAVINKLSCGGDCYYSHMGQLLHQLVTRTTCKSPRMSVIRNLPFYCFLQI from the exons ATGGCTCTCTTCTTTGATCTCAGCATACCTTATCTCGAGGACGGCGGCGGTTCCCCGTCAGAGAACAAGGCCCGTAAGGACGCGCGGCTGAAGGCAGTGGTGAGGGCCATGGAGCTCGGCTACGTCGCCGTCGCCTATGACCGCCCCTTCCGAGGCGTGCTTTCCGATGCTCTCCGATGCAACATCAGCCCTTTCTCTCTGGACTCTCTGCTCAAGGCCGCTCCCGTCCTCGCCTCCTCGGCTGCTTTCCACCGCGACCTCCTCGGCGCTCCTCGATCCTCCACCTTCCGCCAGTACACGCGCTTGACCATCTTGGTTGCAGGAGCTGCTGCCGTCGTATCCCTCAATGGAAACGCGCTTCTGAGGACCTACGACCTAGTCGCTGTCCGTCCTCTGGATCAGGAAGCTTTTGACAAGGCTTGCGAGTCATCTATG GTTGATATAATCGCATTGGACTTCTCCCAAAAGCTACCTTTTCGTTTGAAGATTCCATCTATTAAGCTTGCTATTCAG CGTGGACTATATTTTGAAATTACGTATTCTCATCTTATAGCTGATTCTCATGTCAGAAGAAAGATCCTTTCAGATGTAAAG CTACTGTCTGACTGGAGTCGAGGGAAGAATCTCCTCATATCAAGTGCCGCTTCAACTGTGAATGATGTTAGAGGGCCACTTGATGTTGCAAACTTAGCAGTATTTTTGCTTGGTCTGTCAGCTGAGCACGCCAAATATACTATTTCTCAAAATTGCAG GTCACTGCTAGCTAATGCCATTAGGAAGAAACAGTTCTATAAGGAAACTATCAGACTTGAAAGAGTCATACCTGATGGACAATTCAACCCAAAAAGTTTTTCGCTTGATAAATGGAATAAATGGGATCCCATCTCCAGTGATAAAGGTGATTTGTTATCATTGGATGACATTACAAAATTTCCTACTTTTATCAGAAAACAATCTTTTGGTTCAAATTCGATTGATTTCCCGTTATCAACTGAACCATCATTTTTGCTTGGTGACAAAACCAAAAAGTTGTCATCGCCTATGAATCCTGCATCACCTGTTACTCCCTGTGAACCTTGTGCTATTGCTGATGATGTCACACAAGATGATGATTCATTGAGGAATCATATGGCAACACCTGAATTTTGTGCTGTTGCTGCTGATGTCATACAAGATAATGGTTCATTGAAGAATCATATGGCAACACCTGAACTTTGTGCTGGTGCTGATGGTGTCACAGAAGATAATGGTTCATTGAAGAATCATATGGCAACACCTGAACCTTGTGTTGTTGCCAATGATGTCACACAAGATAATTCATCAACGAACCATATGGCAATATCTCTTGCAAGTTTAGGTATAGATAATGCTGCCTGTGAAGAAGTTCTCATCTCCCCAGATGCCATAGGCTGCATGAGAACTCTACTTGCTGATGTGAAGGATTGTCAGCCTGTAATGAAGGATATATCAACTATTTTTGTACTCGAGCTGAAAGAAAATGATCTGATAGATACGAGCCCAACATGTAGGAGTCCTGGAAGACCTTTACTGTGTAACCAAGTTGATGGCTCAATCTCATTTGTAGACAATTTTCTGCAAAAAGGTTCTTTTAATGAGACCAAAGAACATGATGATCTTTTATATGTTACAATTGATGATCCAGAAGTGAAAAGTAACATCATGGCCAAAGAAGAGACACAAAAGTCAAAAGATAAATCAG GAAACAGGAAACGAAAACAGCGATCattctatccaacttatcatttgCCTTTTAAGGGCTTATTTAAACCTATGTTTGTCAGGAATAACGGGTACAATCCCAAAAGAACTAGAAACATTT ACTTTATAGCTGTCATCAATAAGCTTTCATGTGGAGGGGATTGTTATTATTCTCAT ATGGGCCAGCTTCTTCATCAGCTTGTTACAAGAACAACATGCAAATCCCCACGCATGTCAGTGATAAGAAACTTACCTTTCTATTGTTTTTTGCAAATCTAA
- the LOC122013121 gene encoding two-component response regulator-like PRR1 yields MFLSFSSSSYDLDGSAHHPFSSPGAPPELYHEANGGLLPFPSSFPPAEYYDLHRSSSSQSLPLHHYAPDPPIHHYPPPPPSYSSPPSSSGDYLDFHAAPVRRVLSTGDIQRTHGSVENYGQEGGGAPGRVGRYSAEERKERIERYRSKRNQRNFHKKITYACRKTLADSRPRVRGRFARNGETEAEMEAEMAAAGANSYISSGVNQSFEVCDGGGNAGGEWWSQMRAALATDDEEELYYDGDVFVSFADDDVFAMNILS; encoded by the exons ATGTTCCTTTCCTTCTCCTCGTCCTCCTACGACCTCGACGGCAGCGCCCATCACCCCTTCAGCTCGCCGGGCGCGCCTCCAGAGCTCTACCACGAGGCCAATGGCGGCCTCCTCCCCTTCCCCTCCTCTTTCCCACCGGCTGAGTACTATGACCTCCACCGCAGCAGCAGCTCACAGTCGCTTCCCCTCCACCACTACGCTCCGGATCCACCCATCCACCACTacccgccgccgccgccttcctACTCCTCCCCGCCGTCATCCTCCGGCGACTACCTCGACTTCCACGCCGCCCCCGTGAGGCGGGTGCTGAGCACCGGCGACATCCAG AGGACGCACGGTTCGGTGGAGAACTACGGCcaagaaggcggcggcgctccGGGGAGAGTCGGAAGATACAGTGCCGAGGAGAGGAAGGAAAGGATCGAGCGGTATCGGAGCAAGCGCAACCAAAGGAATTTCCACAAGAAGATCACC TACGCGTGCCGGAAGACGCTCGCCGACAGCCGGCCGCGCGTGCGGGGCCGCTTCGCCAGGAACGGCGAGACGGAGGCGGAGATGGAGGCGGAGATGGCGGCGGCGGGGGCCAACAGCTACATTAGCTCTGGCGTAAACCAGAGCTTCGAAGTTTGCGACGGCGGCGGCAATGCCGGCGGCGAGTGGTGGAGCCAGATGCGGGCGGCGCTGGCGACGGACGACGAGGAGGAGCTGTACTACGACGGCGACGTCTTCGTGAGTTTCGCCGACGACGACGTTTTCGCCATGAACATTCTCTCCTAA